The following DNA comes from Marichromatium purpuratum 984.
CGCCGAGATCCATGCCCTGCGCGAGCCGCGCCTGCTGATCGGCGTCGATCAGGAGGGCGGTCGCGTACAGCGCTTTCGCGATGGCTTCACTCGGCTGCCGGCGATGGGGCGCTTTGCCGCGCTCCATGCCCGCGATCCCGCCCGCGCCCGTGAACACTGTGACCGACTCGGCTGGCTGATGGCCGCGGAGCTGCGCGCCGTCGGCGTCGACTTCAGCTTCGCCCCGGTGCTCGATCTCGACCGTGGACTCTGCGCGGTGGTGGGGGATCGCGCCTTCGGCGCCGCGCCCGAGCAGGTCGCCGAGCTGGCGCTCGCCTGGGCCGAGGGGATGCGACGCGCGGGCATGGCTGCCGTCGGCAAGCACTTCCCCGGTCACGGTGGGGTGGCGGTCGACTCCCATCATGCGCTGCCGAGCGACCCGCGCCCCTTTGGCGAGTTGGCGATGGAGGATCTGGTGCCCTTCGAGCGGCTGATTGCGCACGGCATTGAGGCGCTGATGCCGGCACACGTCGTCTATCCGCAGGTGGCGCCCGAGCCGGCCGGTTTCTCGTCGCGCTGGCTGCGCGAGATCCTGCGTCAACGACTCGGCTTCCAGGGGCTGATCTTCAGTGATGACCTCAACATGGGTGCCGCCGCTGCCGGTGGCGATCATCTCGATCGCGCCCGTGCCGCGCACGCCGCAGGTTGTGACGTGCTGTTGATCTGCAACAATCGCCCCGCCGCGGCAGCACTCGTGGAGTGCTTCGCCGATGCCACGGATCCCGCCCTGGCGCTGCGCCTGGTGCGCATGCACGGACGTGGCGGCCATGACCGGTCGCATCTGCGCGAGTGCCCCGACTGGCAGCGCGCGGTCGACCACGCCGCCCGACTCGAGACCTACGACAGTCTCGATCTCGGGCTCGATGACCCGACAGATTCGGAGACCAATGTAGGATGAAGCTCGATCGTAGTCAGTATGAAGGGGTCGCCGCGCGCGCCGAGTGCCTGGTGTCGCACGAGGAGATGGAGACGGCGCTCGATCGCATGGCGGAGACCATCACCGAGCGTCTCGGTGACAAGGATCCGCTGATCCTCTGCGTGATGACCGGCGCGGTGATCACCGCCGGGTTGCTGCTGCCCCGGCTCGACTTCCCGCTGCGGGTGAACTACATCCACGCCAGTCGCTACCAGGGGGCGACCAGCGGTGGCGAGCTGGCCTGGCGTCATCGTCCCTCGGACGCGATCCGTGACGAGCACGTGCTGGTGGTCGACGACATCCTCGACGAGGGCATCACCCTCGATCAGGTGGTACGGGCCTGTCACGAGGACGGCGCGGCGAGCGTGCAGAGCGCGGTGCTGGTGGCCAAGCAGCGTCCGCACCAGTGTGAGGCCGATATCGTCGGCGTCGAGGTGGTCGATCGCTATCTCTACGGTTACGGGCTCGATTACAAGAACTATTTCCGCAATGCCCGTGGCATCTACGCGGTCGCCGACGAGGACATCTGAGCATGCTCCGAGCGGTCAGCGGGAATGGTCGAAAAACACAATATAATTAAGCGCTTTTTGACTATTTCCGCGATCTCGTATACATCCTCGTGGGTGGCGTGGCGGCAGCCCTTGTTCGTCGCGCCCCACCGACCGATTACTCATCGAGGATGACATGCACACGCTCGACACCTACCGCGACTCGCACGCGGAACTGCGCCAGATGATCGACGATCTGCGCGCGCTGCTCGCCCCCGAACTGCTGCGGATCCGTCCCAATGCCCGGACCGCCCATCAGCTGTTGTGCGATTTCGGCCGACGGGTGCGTGAACATCTCGCCGAGGAGGATCGCAGCCTCTACCCCGGCTTGCTGATCCACGAGGACCCGCGGGCGAAGTCGATCGCCTGGGGGTTTATCAGTGGCGAGAAGCCGCTGCGTCAGGCCTTCAGCGCCTACCACAAGCGCTGGCTGAAGGACTGCGACTTCGAGTTCTGCGAGACTTTCCTCGCGCAAACTCATGAAATCTTGGAGATGGTTTCGTCCCGGATCGATCGTGAGGAGCAGGTGTTGCTACCCAAGCTGGTCGAGGCGGGTATCCTTCAAGAAGCCACCGCCGGGCGCTGATTCCGCGCTCCGGGCAAGGTCTCGCGCACGTGGTGTCGACTGCCGATCTCCGCCCTTTGGCTTCCTGCGCGCACTTCGGTAAACTGCCGCCATTTTGAGAAGTGGCGGTGGCTGCATGACTGTTCTGGCTATCATCGGCGGTTCCGGGTTCTCCGAGCTGCCGGCGCTGCAGGCGCGTGAGGCGCGGCGCGTCGAGACCCCTTATGGCGAAACCTCGGCCCCGGTGGCCCGGGGACGGCTCGGCGAGACCGAGGTGCTGTTCCTGCCGCGCCATGGCGCCGGGCATCGACTGCCGCCGCATCGCGTCAACTATCGCGCCAATGTCTGGGCGCTGCGTGAGTGCGGCGCCGAGCGGGTGGTCGCCCTGGCCGCCGTCGGTGGTATCACCGAGCGCTATGGCCCGGCGGTGCTGGGGGTGCCGGATCAGGTCATCGACTACACCCACGGTCGCGAGCACACCTTCTT
Coding sequences within:
- a CDS encoding hemerythrin domain-containing protein; its protein translation is MHTLDTYRDSHAELRQMIDDLRALLAPELLRIRPNARTAHQLLCDFGRRVREHLAEEDRSLYPGLLIHEDPRAKSIAWGFISGEKPLRQAFSAYHKRWLKDCDFEFCETFLAQTHEILEMVSSRIDREEQVLLPKLVEAGILQEATAGR
- the nagZ gene encoding beta-N-acetylhexosaminidase gives rise to the protein MSLGPIMLDIAGTTLTAEDRELLRHPAVGGVILFARNYAEPAQLAALTAEIHALREPRLLIGVDQEGGRVQRFRDGFTRLPAMGRFAALHARDPARAREHCDRLGWLMAAELRAVGVDFSFAPVLDLDRGLCAVVGDRAFGAAPEQVAELALAWAEGMRRAGMAAVGKHFPGHGGVAVDSHHALPSDPRPFGELAMEDLVPFERLIAHGIEALMPAHVVYPQVAPEPAGFSSRWLREILRQRLGFQGLIFSDDLNMGAAAAGGDHLDRARAAHAAGCDVLLICNNRPAAAALVECFADATDPALALRLVRMHGRGGHDRSHLRECPDWQRAVDHAARLETYDSLDLGLDDPTDSETNVG
- a CDS encoding hypoxanthine-guanine phosphoribosyltransferase, whose protein sequence is MKLDRSQYEGVAARAECLVSHEEMETALDRMAETITERLGDKDPLILCVMTGAVITAGLLLPRLDFPLRVNYIHASRYQGATSGGELAWRHRPSDAIRDEHVLVVDDILDEGITLDQVVRACHEDGAASVQSAVLVAKQRPHQCEADIVGVEVVDRYLYGYGLDYKNYFRNARGIYAVADEDI